A genomic segment from Leptolyngbya boryana PCC 6306 encodes:
- a CDS encoding CHAT domain-containing protein has protein sequence MDNFNELLEQGIKALEHDNYERALWFLDKAILLNPHNHKAWNSLGNSLYYLKRYQKALISFEQSIKIKPDSYNPWNGRGNALRELGRCKEAIDSYDQSIRLNPDDREPWNGRGNALYDLGHYKEAIDSYNQSIKLSSDYYNPWNGRGNALRELGHYKEAIDSYNQSIAFKPDYYNPWNGRGNALYDLGHYKEAIDSYNQSIAFKPDYCDPWNGLGNALRELGRYKEAIDSYNQSIKLEPNYCQPWTGRGNVLYDLGQYRESISSYERSIALKPDYCNPWNGRGNALRELGLYQEAMRSYKQAIALKSDYYYSWNGRGNVFYSLKDYGEAITCYDQAIAYSQGQFWQAWDNRGLAILELQGDDKLALTVWDEGIQAILPDSSAYPYGIAMLHRRKAKTLYNSSQNQPSPFQNWLRARENYQKAIDLLPLLDYPKLHLELWQDFLKICQQLGDQRTIQAALQEASAKLQRLLDDPDRSLGEKISLERRFESFKQIQIDSLAQQDPIAAIELAETCKNRCLWRLREDWKASTPNTSYTEIQSLLNETTAAIYWHRSPAAITTFILHHNQPPKILPLTSPKTSSLKPGQQPYPAAAHQLAQFEAWLQQWTALYQNYNYENGKTDPWRQNMELLLFNKLRKILEINSLCKELQPIQTLILIPHRDLHLLPLQSLFPGKFRCTMLPSARLALDHLPTSPLPHSPTLTSIEDPPTHYTKRQSKTPKKMLYAELESTLISTFFSTHSLTSDQATRTALQIHLTQPADFFHFTGHAYHNFDDPLDSALALAGTELLTLRDIFQLNLNPYRLVCLSACETGLTRQRDLTDEYVGLVAGFLKAGVNFVISTLWIVDEISSALFMIRLYENLRRSLSPIDAFREAQTWLKSDYATLIPWYNALSDRLPNHSGHAETLKDAAHLALKDAAIKGMSHRPFEHPYHWAGFMLTGYEVTSP, from the coding sequence ATGGATAACTTTAATGAATTGCTAGAACAAGGAATTAAAGCACTAGAACATGATAACTATGAAAGAGCACTCTGGTTTTTGGATAAAGCAATCTTGCTCAACCCACACAATCACAAAGCATGGAATTCCCTGGGCAATTCTCTTTACTATTTGAAGCGGTATCAAAAAGCACTGATCTCCTTCGAGCAATCCATTAAAATCAAGCCGGATAGTTATAATCCTTGGAACGGTCGCGGAAATGCTTTACGTGAATTAGGACGATGCAAAGAAGCAATCGATTCCTATGACCAATCGATTAGACTTAATCCAGATGATCGTGAACCCTGGAACGGTCGCGGAAATGCTCTGTATGATCTAGGACACTACAAAGAAGCAATCGATTCTTATAACCAATCAATTAAACTTAGCTCAGATTATTACAATCCTTGGAACGGTCGCGGAAATGCTTTGCGTGAACTAGGACACTACAAAGAAGCAATCGATTCTTATAACCAATCAATTGCATTTAAGCCAGATTATTACAATCCTTGGAACGGCCGCGGAAATGCTCTGTATGATCTAGGACACTACAAAGAAGCAATCGATTCTTATAACCAATCAATTGCATTTAAGCCAGATTATTGTGACCCCTGGAACGGTCTTGGAAATGCTTTACGTGAACTAGGGAGATACAAAGAAGCGATTGATTCCTACAATCAATCGATTAAACTTGAGCCAAATTATTGTCAACCTTGGACTGGTCGGGGAAATGTTTTGTATGACTTAGGGCAATACAGAGAATCAATTAGTTCCTACGAACGATCCATAGCACTTAAGCCAGATTATTGCAATCCTTGGAACGGGCGGGGAAATGCTTTACGTGAATTAGGTCTGTATCAAGAAGCAATGAGATCCTATAAGCAAGCAATTGCACTCAAATCAGATTATTACTACTCCTGGAATGGTCGGGGAAACGTTTTCTACTCTCTGAAAGACTATGGAGAAGCTATAACTTGCTATGATCAAGCAATAGCTTACTCTCAAGGACAATTTTGGCAAGCTTGGGATAATCGGGGTCTAGCAATTCTCGAACTTCAGGGAGACGATAAATTAGCTCTAACAGTTTGGGATGAAGGCATTCAAGCAATTCTACCAGATTCTTCTGCTTATCCTTACGGGATAGCAATGCTACATCGTCGCAAGGCAAAAACACTTTACAACTCAAGTCAAAACCAACCCTCACCTTTTCAAAACTGGCTCAGAGCAAGAGAGAACTATCAGAAAGCAATTGATCTGCTTCCCCTCCTCGACTATCCTAAACTTCACCTCGAACTCTGGCAAGACTTCCTAAAGATCTGTCAGCAATTGGGTGATCAAAGAACAATCCAAGCCGCACTGCAAGAAGCCTCTGCTAAACTCCAACGGTTACTAGATGATCCAGACCGTTCACTCGGTGAAAAAATCTCACTAGAACGCCGCTTTGAAAGCTTCAAGCAAATCCAAATCGATTCCCTAGCCCAGCAAGATCCAATTGCAGCCATCGAACTTGCCGAGACCTGCAAAAATCGCTGCCTATGGCGCTTACGAGAAGACTGGAAAGCCTCTACCCCAAACACTTCCTACACAGAGATCCAATCCCTCCTCAACGAAACCACCGCCGCCATCTACTGGCATAGAAGCCCCGCTGCAATCACCACCTTCATCCTCCATCACAACCAACCCCCAAAAATCCTCCCCCTCACTTCCCCCAAAACCTCCTCACTGAAACCCGGACAGCAACCCTACCCTGCCGCCGCCCACCAACTCGCCCAATTTGAAGCATGGCTCCAGCAATGGACGGCCCTCTACCAAAACTACAACTATGAAAACGGCAAAACCGACCCATGGCGGCAAAACATGGAACTCCTGCTGTTCAACAAACTCCGCAAAATCTTAGAAATCAACTCCCTCTGCAAAGAACTCCAACCCATCCAAACCCTCATCCTCATTCCCCACCGCGATCTCCATCTCCTTCCCCTCCAGTCCCTCTTCCCTGGCAAATTCCGCTGCACCATGCTTCCCAGCGCCCGCCTTGCCCTCGACCATCTCCCCACTTCTCCACTCCCCCACTCCCCCACTCTCACCAGCATCGAAGATCCCCCCACCCACTACACCAAGCGCCAGAGCAAAACCCCCAAAAAAATGCTCTACGCCGAACTAGAATCCACCCTCATCTCCACCTTCTTCTCCACCCACTCCCTCACTTCCGACCAAGCCACCCGTACCGCCCTACAAATCCACCTCACCCAACCCGCCGACTTCTTCCACTTCACCGGACACGCCTACCACAACTTCGACGACCCCCTCGACTCCGCCCTCGCCCTCGCCGGAACCGAACTCCTCACCCTGCGCGACATCTTCCAACTTAACCTCAATCCCTATCGTCTTGTCTGCCTCTCCGCCTGCGAAACCGGACTTACGCGCCAACGCGACCTCACTGATGAATACGTCGGACTCGTCGCAGGCTTCCTCAAAGCCGGAGTTAACTTTGTCATCAGCACCCTTTGGATTGTCGATGAAATCTCCAGCGCTCTCTTCATGATCCGCCTCTACGAAAACTTGCGTCGATCGCTCTCCCCGATCGATGCCTTCCGCGAAGCACAAACCTGGCTAAAATCCGACTACGCAACTTTAATTCCCTGGTACAACGCATTAAGCGATCGACTTCCCAACCACAGTGGACACGCCGAAACTCTCAAAGATGCTGCCCACCTCGCCCTTAAAGATGCTGCAATCAAAGGTATGTCCCACCGACCCTTTGAGCATCCCTATCACTGGGCAGGCTTCATGCTCACAGGATACGAAGTAACTTCACCCTAG